CGTTCACATATTGAATGCGGGTATCCGGCCCAATTACAAACACGGCATTTGGGCTTTTGTCGAGGATGGATGAAGAAAACTTATGGTTTTCCAAAAGCACCTCTTCGTTCTTTCTTCGTTCTGAATCGTCACGAGCTATAGAGAGAATATACGGCTTACCCTGAAAAGAAAAAAGGTGGGAATGAATTTCTACAGGAACAATATCACCACCGCGCTTTTTCAATAAAGTTTGAAAGGTATGGTGTCCCTTCCTAAAGATATCTATGACAACAGAAGGCATTTCTTCTCTCTGTATCTGGGCATCAATACTGATGGGGGACATAGCAAGAAGATCCTCACGCTTCACGCCGAGCATACGGCAGGCTCCTTCATTCACTTCAATGAAGGGGCCCGGGCATCCATCCTCGTCGACCTCATGAAGAAAAACGCCATCTGCCATATTATCGAAAAGCGCCGACATTGTAGCCACACGTTCGGTTAAATTCTTTTCTCTCTCCCATCGGGCCGTTATATCCACACCAAGACAGACCACCCCGGCAAGATGATTTTCCAACATGGGGGTCATATTGCTGCACACCCATAGGATCGTATGAAACCGACTATCCTTCCCCTGAATCTTCGTTTCGACAGTTACCGAAGCTCCCTTCACCAAGGCTATCATTCGCAAAGAGGAAAGCATCCGCTGGCGATATTCGCTATCCGGATAGAGAAGTGACAGCCATTTTCTGGAGCCTAAAAGAGAATCCGAGCTGTAACCGCTGATTCGTTCTGCAGTGCTATTCCAAAAACGGAGACATCCATCTTCATCGATAAGCGATAAAAGAAGATCGGGATGATCGAGACTGGCATTGAACCATATGGAAAAGTCCTGAAACATACTGTCATCTTTTCGCTCCAGAAAACTTAATCCATCTTCAAAGGGAAGGGAAATCTGTCTGCAACTTCTTGCATATTCTCTTTCTTCCCATTTGTTTTCTTTCATCTTTTCCCTCTCTTCACAAAAAAAACGTTACCTGCCTCACGTCTTTCTTTAACCGTCAATGCACTCTTAATTGTATAAAAAGGGAAAATTCTGCTAATTTTAGAAGACCTCTCATTCGGTGGCTGCTTCATGGTGCGAAGAAAAGAACAGATGGTTTATTAAACAGGGATGACTAAAAATTAAAATTTAGAAATATGTTAGAATGTTCTTATAATATATCAACCTTCATTTTTTTTCAATCTTAAGAGTCTGGGTTTATTCATTGACAAAGAATGACCTAGGTTTTTTTATGCTGTTTACACAGATCTTTTTATGAAAAAACATGATTAAGGAGAGAACCCTTGATGTTAAGAGAGCGCATTACAGCAAAAATCAACGAATTGTCTCCGGGACACCGAAAAGTAGCGCGCTTTATTCTTGAAAAACCGCGGGAAGCGGCTTTTTTAACAGCCTCTCAGCTCGGAGCCCATGTGGGAGTCAGCGAAGCCACTGTGATACGTTTCGCCTACACGCTGGGACTCTCAGGGTATCAGGAACTCCACCAATCCATAAGCCACATGCTGATAGATGACCTCTCAACCCTTGCCCGTCTAGAAAAATATCGGTCATCAGGAAAAAAGGGAATCTTTGGCACGGCTATGGATAAAGATATTAACGCCATGAAAATGGCTCAATTCCGTCTCGATGAAAAAGTGCTTCTCGATCTGGCAAAGACTTTTGTTGAAGCCCCCGCCGTCTATATTGCCGGTTATCGCAGCTCTTATACTCTTGCCTATTACCTTTCCTTCTATCTATCATGGCTTTTGCCGGCAGTGAAGCTCATGCCCCTGGACTCTCCCTATGAATTGCTCGTAAATGCCCCTAGAGAAAGCGTAGTTGTAGGGATAAGCTTTCCAAGATACTCTACGTGGACAGTAGATGTGCTCCGTCGAGCCCAAGAACATAATTTAAAAACCGTTGCCATTACCGACGAACACACAAGTCCTTTGGCAAATCATGCCCTCCACATACTTGCTGTTCCTTATTCCCCCATTTCTTTTATCGATTCTTTTGCGGCCCCTATGAGTGTTTTGAACTGCATCATTCTCAGCATCTCTCAGCAGCTTGGTGACCAGGTAACTTCCCTTTTTGAGACTTTTGAGCAGTACTGGAAAGAACAAAATCTATACGAGCCGCCCATGCTCTGATTAAGGAGGGATCTTGACAAAAAAACAACAAATACGTTTTAAGGGATAGATGAAGAAGAGAGAGGAACTTTTAAAAAGAGTAATTTTTCATGTGAAGAGAAGAGAGAAGGAGGGGAACCCAATGGAAGGCCGTTTTGGCGCCATTTTGCGAGTAGACCTGTCTTCTCGTAAAATGACAAAAGAAGCTTTGGACGAAAGGCTCCTTCGTAATTATATCGGAGGCCGCGGCTATGCCTCCAAAGTCCTTTACGATGAAAATCCTCCCAATGTTGATCCACTGAGCCCAGAAAACCGCCTCATCATCGCAACCGGACCTTTAACGGGACGAGCAGCACCTGCTGCAGGCCGATATATGGTTGTTACCAAAAGCCCCCTCACCGGCTATATTGCATCAAGCAATTCCGGGGGATTCTGGGGAGCCGAGCTGGCTAAAACCGGCTGGTTCATGCTTATTATTGAAGGAAAAGCTGATCGTCCAGTCTACATTAACATCCGCGATGATCAGGTGGAGATTCGGGATGGAAGCCACCTTTGGGGACAAAACACCTACATCGCCACCGATCAAATCCTCGAGGACATTCAAGACCCAAAGGCCAGGGTCCTCTGCATCGGTCCGGCAGGAGAGCATCTTTCCCCCATTGCGTCCATAATGAACGAAAAGAACAGAGCCGCTGGGCGAAGCGGAGTAGGCGCAGTTATGGGATCAAAAAACCTTAAAGCCATCGCCGTGCGAGGAACATCCCGACCCTATGTCGCCAACTCTGAAGAATTCTCTGCTGTGTTAAAAGAAAGAGCAGCCAAACTCAAGGCTCATCCTGTCACAAGTCAAGGATTGCCGGCCTATGGAACAGCCATATTGGTGAATATCATCAACCAGACCGGGGCCTACCCTTACCGCAACTGGCAAGGAGCCTATATGGAGGACGCTGATAAACAATCTGGAGAAACTCTTGCAGCAAAATATCTAACAGACAATTACCACTGCTTTGGTTGTCCTATTGGCTGTGGACGTATTACAAAGGTTAACGATATAGCCGGAGAAGGGCCAGAGTACGAAAGTATCTTCGCCCTTGGCGCATGCTGCGGCATCGCGCCTATCGAACCCATAATAATGGCCAACTATACTTGCAATGAATACGGACTTGACACCATAAGCACAGGCGTCACCATAGCAGCTGCCATGGAGCTATATGAAAAAGGATACATCAAAAAGGAGGAGCTTGAAAGCGGTCCCGATCTCACCTTTGGCAATACAGAAGCCCTCGTGTATTGGAT
This region of Aminobacterium colombiense DSM 12261 genomic DNA includes:
- a CDS encoding MurR/RpiR family transcriptional regulator, producing MLRERITAKINELSPGHRKVARFILEKPREAAFLTASQLGAHVGVSEATVIRFAYTLGLSGYQELHQSISHMLIDDLSTLARLEKYRSSGKKGIFGTAMDKDINAMKMAQFRLDEKVLLDLAKTFVEAPAVYIAGYRSSYTLAYYLSFYLSWLLPAVKLMPLDSPYELLVNAPRESVVVGISFPRYSTWTVDVLRRAQEHNLKTVAITDEHTSPLANHALHILAVPYSPISFIDSFAAPMSVLNCIILSISQQLGDQVTSLFETFEQYWKEQNLYEPPML
- a CDS encoding aldehyde ferredoxin oxidoreductase family protein; amino-acid sequence: MEGRFGAILRVDLSSRKMTKEALDERLLRNYIGGRGYASKVLYDENPPNVDPLSPENRLIIATGPLTGRAAPAAGRYMVVTKSPLTGYIASSNSGGFWGAELAKTGWFMLIIEGKADRPVYINIRDDQVEIRDGSHLWGQNTYIATDQILEDIQDPKARVLCIGPAGEHLSPIASIMNEKNRAAGRSGVGAVMGSKNLKAIAVRGTSRPYVANSEEFSAVLKERAAKLKAHPVTSQGLPAYGTAILVNIINQTGAYPYRNWQGAYMEDADKQSGETLAAKYLTDNYHCFGCPIGCGRITKVNDIAGEGPEYESIFALGACCGIAPIEPIIMANYTCNEYGLDTISTGVTIAAAMELYEKGYIKKEELESGPDLTFGNTEALVYWIEKMGKGEGLGKKLALGSWRLCDMYGHPELSMTVKKQEMPAYDARAIQGIGLTYAVSNRGACHVRGYLISPEILGSPEKLDPDDISKKPLWGKIFHDLTAAIDSSGMCLFTSFALDAADYAAFLKAGTGFDYSADEIMTCGDRIWNLERLFNLREGLDPKTEDTLPPRLLKEPIPEGPGKGKLSRVPEMLPEYYQLRGWDEKGVPSQETLERLGLL